The genomic interval GCCCTTTGATCTATTTGATTGCGTTGCTGCTCCCCAGTAGTTTCTGCAAAGCACAAAGTGTACTGGACTCGGTTCTTGATACCCGCCCACACGCATGGTGGGGAAGCATGGTGGTGGAGGTGGCTTCAGGAGACACTCTTTTCACCCGCAATGCAGCTCGCAGCTTTGTGCCTGCTTCGGTTACCAAGCTGTTCACAACTGCTGCAGTACTGGATCAGCTGGGACCTGACTACCGCTATGTAACCAGACTCTACGCAGAGGGAACGCAAACTGGAAGTGTTCTGGAGGGAAACCTGCTCGTGCGGGGAGCGGGAGATCCTTCCACAGGGGCTGCCGGAGACGACTGGATGAATCTTTTTCACGCATTCGCCGACTCCCTGCTGGCTCTAGGGATCCAGGAAGTGCGTGGAAACCTCATCGGGGACGACAATGTGTTCGATGATGTGCCACTGGGCGCAGATTGGAGTTGGGAGGACCTGGTTTATGGGTATGCTGCACAAATCAGCGGATTGACGTTTTACGACGCGGTTGTGGACCTACATGCCTATCCTACGAAGCCGGGGGCCAGGGGAGAACTATCCATTACCCCTGATTCGGGAAGCTTTCTGGTGATCGACAACCAGACACTCACCCTCCCACGGGGACAAGAACTTGTCGAAGGGCATACCCGTATCCCCGAATCAAACCAGATTGTTGTATCGAGCCAAGTGCCGGTTGGACGCTCAGACCCCGAGGCAGTCACTGTCCATAATCCGACTCTTTATTTTGTGCATGGGCTCCGCACGATCCTCGCATCCCGAAATATTCATGTTCATGGACAACTCCTTGATGTGGATGATCTGTCTCTGGATCCTGACTACTCGACGGCCCGCGTGATTGCGAGCCATACGTCGACTCCGTTATCTGAGTTGGTGGCGACCGTGAATAAAGAGAGTCACAACCTGTATGCCGAGCACTTGCTGAAAACCCTGGGGCGCGAACGCCCGGAACCCGGCGATTTTGAACCAGGCTCGGCAGCTATGGGTCTTGAAGCCAGTATGCGAACCTATGAGAACGCACAGATCGAGACGGACCGATTGCAGTTGGTGGACGGCTCTGGGCTCTCCCGCAAGAATCTCATCACTCCGGCGATGACCATCGCACTGCTTCGCTACATGGCCCTGCATCCCAACCCTGGAGTTCGCGACGCGTTTCTGTCTTCCCTGGCTGTCGGTGGGCAGGACGGCACCCTCGAGTACCGGTTTATCCGAAATTCCCCTGGCTATGGGCGCGTACGTGCGAAGACAGGAACGCTCGGCAATGTGAACTCCCTTGCAGGATACATCACACAAAACGATGGCCCCCTGTTGGCGTTTGTAATTTTTGCAAATCATTTTCAAGGACGTCATGCACCGATCCGCGAAATTCAAGAATCATTCATCAATGAATTGATTGATCTCCCCTTGGAAGGGAACAACTAAGCGTATTGTCTATACCACACAGGCACCGGGGGCCTGATACTGAATTTTTTATTGAACCCCGACCATATTAATTAAAATCATGAAGAGCCTGACGCATAGGATTTAGGTGTCAGTAAAGTTACAGCGTGCGCCCTGCACGTCCCTCAGTTACATACTTATTATCTAGAATTCACGAATGCAGGAGCATCCACTGCACAGCACGACCGTGATCGGTGTTCGACGCCATAAAAAGGTCGCAATCGGATCCGATGGGCAGGCAACCCTAGGCAATACGGTGATGAAACACAAGGCCCAGAAAGTTCGCCGACTTTATGATGGGGAGGTTCTTGCCGGGTTTGCTGGATCTACTGCCGACGCATTTACTTTATTTGAACGCTTCGAGGACAAACTCAAGCAATACGGGGGAAACCTTACGCGTGCTTCTGTGGAACTCGCCAAAGACTGGCGCACCGACCGATATTTACGCCGGCTAGAGGCCTTGCTGGTGGTTGGGACAATTGACCGACTGCTCTTGATTAGTGGTAGCGGAGATGTCATTGAGCCCGATGATGACATTGCGGCAATTGGTAGCGGGGGAGCCTTCGCGCTTGCCGCCGCACGTGCCATGATCCAGCACGCTCCACAGTTGACTGCAAAAGAAATTGTGACTGATTCCCTCCGCGTTGCCGCAGATATTTGCGTGTATACCAATCACTCCCTGACCGTACTTGAGATAGGTGACGATTCCGGCAACAAATAGATTCGAATACACATGACCATGCCAAACCGAATTTCGCCCGACACAGCTTCAACTCAACGCGCCTGCATGTTTGTGGACTACGATAATCTTTTCGATTACATTGACCGAAATGCGACCGAACGCACAAGGCCCAAATATGTGATCAATGCATTGCTGAATTCCGCCTTGCACCATGTAAAGCAGGAACTGAAGTTCAATTTAGATGCTCCGGTTGCCTATGCTGACTTCGCCTCAATCGGATCCGCAGATCCAGAAATTCAGCAAAGCCTCTATCTGGCCGGTTTGGAACCCAGGTTTGTTCCCGCGTCTCTGCAGTCCAATGCCTCTGAGATCCAGATCTGCGTTGACGTACTCGAAATGCTGCAAGACCGGGAAGATGTACGAGCCATCTTCCTGATTACTGGTAACCGCCTCTATCTTCCTTTACTCAATTTTTGCCAACGAAAAAACGTACGTGGCTTTGCCATCACATTCCAGCCTCCTGGCATCAACTATTCAGGAGAGTATTCGGATCTCTTCATTCATGCCGATAAATTCCTGAATGAAACCCTTCACGCATACCCGACCGAGGAAGAAAGCACCGAGGCTTCAACTCCTGTCCGCCCATCTGGACTGACGACGGCCCCCGAAAAGGTTGTCGAAATCACAGATGAAACGGCGCTCATCGCGCTGGAAATTATTGAACATTTCTTTGGGCAATACGAGGAGATCTATCTCACGCCCCTATTGCGGAAACTCTCCGACATGTTTGGAGACCATGACGACCCGAAGGTGATTGTCGGCAAACTGAATGACGCGGGGGCGGTCTGGCTGGAAAAACGCAAGGGATTCCCCTTTAACTATACGGTGCTGCTGATCAATTACCACCACCCCAACGTTATAGCGATCCATGAGGCGATGGTGCGCGAGGACGAGGAGAGCTATGAGCAAGTTGAAAGTAATCCTAGTGACGCATACGACGATTAAGCTGCAAACCGCGGCAAAGGCGTCCATGATCCAAGACTAATCTGATGGCAATGAACGAGCAGCTGACCCCACGTGCTATCGTGGCAGAGCTGGATAACTACATTATTGGGCAAGACGAGGCCAAACGCACGGTCGCGATTGCACTGCGCAACCGCTGGCGCCGTCAACAGGTGCCCGGTGATCTCCAGGATGAAATCTTACCCAGTAACATCATCCTGATGGGCCCCACCGGCGTGGGAAAGACAGAGATTGCCCGGAGACTGGCAAAGCTGGTTGACGCCCCTTTCGTCAAAGTTGAAGCTACAAAATTCACGGAGGTCGGGTACGTGGGCCGCGATGTGGAAAGCATGATCCGTGACCTTACCGACCGTGCGATCCGCCTAGTGCGACAGGAGCATGAAGCCCATGTACAGGAGCGTGCACGCGAGCTCGCACGCGAGCGTATTCTTGACGTGATCCTCCCTCCCCCACCCGTCACCGGACTCGATCTGGAGAATGGCCATTCAGAAAACGCTGCCCCGGAAGAGTCTCCAACACGGACGAAATTCCGAGAACGACTCAGGGATGGACGCTTTGCAAGCCGTGAGATCGAGATCGAAGTCCAAAAGGAGCAGTCCTCTTCAATGCTGCAGGTGTTTGGCCCAATGGGAATGGAAGAAATGGGCATGAACCTTCAAGACATGTTGGGAAATATTGGAGGCAAACGACGCAAGAAACGCCGGGTCACGGTGTCAGAAGCCGAAGAACTCCTGTCCAAAGAAGAGGCATCGAAACTCATTGATATGGATGTTGTGACGCAGGAGGCACTCAAGCGCGTTGAAGATTCAGGCATTGTCTTCATTGACGAGATTGACAAGGTCGCAAGCCGGGCCAGTAAGAACGGAGGAGGACCCGATGTATCACGTGAGGGAGTGCAGCGGGATCTGCTGCCACTGGTCGAAGGGGCAACAGTTACCACAAAGCATGGGATGGTCCGGACAGACCACATCCTGTTCATTGCCAGCGGAGCCTTCCATGTGGCCAAGCCCAGCGACCTCATCCCCGAAATGCAGGGACGCTTCCCCATCCGGGTAGAGATGCACCGGCTGAGTGAGGAAGATTTCTATCTGATTCTTACACAGCCCCGCAATGCTCTGCTCAAACAGTATCGTGCACTTTTGGAAGCGGAAAAGATTATCCTCGACTTTACGGACGATGCAGTTCGACTCATCGCCCGCACTGCCGCCAAGGTCAATGACGAAGTAGAGAATATTGGTGCCCGAAGACTCCATACAATCATGACTACACTGCTGGAAGATCTGCTCTTTGAGTCTGACGGCAGCTCTGCACAGGAGATTTCCATGGATGCCGATCAGGTGGAGGAACGTCTTGGTGCCATTGTGAGGAACCGCGACCTCAGCCAGTATATCCTATAGCCGTACGCTGGTGGCCACCTCTATCTACAACCTGAACGACCCCGGTGCGTGTGCCCGCTATCAAGAACTGTGGGAGCGCACACGAGGGATCTTTGCATCCCTGCACTATGCGGAAGCAGCTGGCAATGTGTTCGGGCTGAAGCCACAGATTTGTTTTCACGAAGAAGACGCGGCATTGCTGGTACATTTAAAAGGGGCCGGGGCACTTCGTCGCATTGTCGTTCCTCCGTGCACACAATACTCTGCGCTGCTTTTGCCCACTCCACCGCGTGCGCACTTGGTTCACCGGCAGCAGAGCCCTCTGGACCAGCTTCTCAGCTGTGCCGAACAAATCAGCCGCAAAGCAGACCTGCTGGTTCCCTTGTCGGACCCCCGTACTGCGCAGTGGCGCGGCTGGCAAGTACGACCGCTCTTCACCTACCTTATTGACCTGCCCGCAAATACAGAAAACTGGTCCAGTGGGGCGCGCAGGACCTGGAAATCCAAGGTATCCGAGTACGACATTCAGGAAGATCCCACTGGCGCACAGCAAGTGATTGATCTTTGTGCAAAAAGCTATAAAAGACATGGCCGATCCCTACCTGCCCAGCCAGCAGCACTGGGAGCCTTGACAAAAGCGATGGGAGAATGGGCGCGGGTTTTTGTCGCACTGCGGGAAAATACCCCCGAGGCTGGTCTCATCCTCCTGCATGATGGACATACGGCGCATTACTGGGTCGCCGGTAGTATCCCCGGGCCCGCAATGACGGTATTGATTGGCGAATTGCTTCCGATTCTATCCCAATCCGGGATCAGCCAATTTGACTTTGTCGGAGCAAACACGCCTTCTATCGCCGAGTTCAAGCGCTCCTTCAATCCTGTGCTGACACAATACTACCATCTGCGGCGACGGCCGCGGATTCATATTGGACGTTAATCATGCAGCTTCGTACTGGCCGGTGGCCACGGCTGCTCACGGGGATGGGAATGCGCCCACCCCTGTATCTGCCACTACTCACCCTTACGATTTACCTCCTCTGGCGGGGCTATGACTATGCGATTAGCGACCAGGATGAGATTTTGCCCTACCTCATGCACCTGTTGGATGCCAACCTGTACCTGTCAGACTGGTTTGTGAATGTCCAGTTGGACACCTTCGGCCCCCGAACTCTCTTTGTTCTTATCGCCTGGCTCCCCGCGAAGCTGTTTGGTCCGTATGCGACCATCCTGGGCATCTATGTGGCGAGCTGGTTTGGGATCAGCATGGCATTGTATACGCTGGGTTTGCAACTGACTCGTGAACGACTGGCAGCTACGATCTGTGTCATTCTGGCCCTCTTGCTCACGCCCAAGTTTACACTGGGAGGAAACGACCTAGTAACATGGATTCTCACCCCAAGTATCCCGGCCTGGGCATTCAGCCTATGGGGTCTGGTGTTTTTCGTGCGCGGGCGACTCGCCCGGGCAGCACTTCTGATGGGCCTCGGAGTCTGGATACAGGCGCTGGTTGGTCTGCAGGTTGCCATGGTGTGCACACTTCTGCTTCTATGGAGACACGGATGGTCGGGGCGACAACCCTACCTGTTTACAGGTTACTTTACGCTATCGGCGTTGCCGGCTTTGGGGCCACTGATCTGGTTCCAACTCACACGCCCGAACCCGGAGGGACTCTGGTCCTACTTCTATATCCTGTTCGAATTCCGCGCCCCGCATCACTATATGCCGACTTCGTTCGACCCTGAGCAGGCTATACGCTTTGCACTCCTGCTCGGACTAGGGCTTGCCGCATTCTCGCGTATGCCAGGAACTTACCGTGTACTAGTTCGCCGATCTCTGACCATTATCGCTGCGCTTTGTGCCGTCTCGTTTTTGTGCACGGAAGTTTTGCAGGTTGACATGATCGCCCGGTTACAACTCTTTAAGCTTACCGTACTGATCAAGGTGTTCTGTGTAGTTCTGATTTCCAACGTAGTGGCACAACTGATTCTCAAATTTTATCGACGTACCCTAACTGTTTTTTTTGATCATGGACATTATGCTCTTGGTGCAACAGTTCTCATCTCAGCCACGCTCCTTATTATTTCCCCTGATGCGCTGGGCATTCGGCCGGCATCTGAGAAATCCCCTGCGGAGCAGGTTGCGGTATGGGCGCGTGACTCTACGGAGATCAACGCGATTTTTGCCGTCCCTCCTGGATGGGACCACTTCAGATCCCAGGCACAACGTGCCGTGATTGTGAACTTCAAAGCAGTTCCTTTTCATCAGCCCTACATGACAGAGTGGTTCACCAGACTTCTGGATCTTGCGCCCGTCATGCCACCGCCACGCGGTGGCGCGCGGTTCATCGCTGCGCTGGATAGTGCCTATATGTCTCTTCCACCACCAGAAATCCAACAACTGGCAGCCAAGTACCGGGTAGACTACATTGTGCGCCAGGAAAGGGCAGCCCCTAACGGGTTTGAACTCGTTTACCAAGCGGCCCCTTGGACCGTATGGCAGATCAAACCGGAGTCATGAAAAAACTGAGCCGCCTATTTTCGACAGAGGGGCTCAGCGGACCTATACTGACGCTACTCTCAGCTAGTGGCGTTGTTATGGTGATCTTATACCTTGCACTCGGGGTCATCACACGTCTGTATTTGCCCGAAGAGATCGGCATTGGCAAGTACTTTGTTACGATCATGGGACTTGTCGGCGCAGTTGCTTCACTGCGCTATGAGGATGCACTGATGCTTCCAAAGAAGGATCAGGATGCTGCCGTACTGATCTGGCTCTCCGGCGCGGCAATGCTTTTGAGTGCAGCCGTCCTGACTGTTCTCTCCTTCTGGAGTACCGAAATTGCTGACCTCCTAGATTTTCCCGCGATTGCTCCCTATCTACCCCTGGTCCCGCTTACACTAATCTGTATGCGCTCAGGGAAGATTGCAGAATTCTGGTTGGTCCGCAAACGGGCATTCAGGCACATCAGTGCCTGTCATGTGGGACTGACTTTGGCCTTGGTGACGGGACGGATCGGTGCAGGATCTCCACCGATCCATGCCAATGAAGCAGGACACATAGGTGGTTTTATTTTCGGACACATTGTTTCCAGTACCTTACTCATATGGATGGCCCTGCGTCGCAGCGCCGCTGCAATCGGTTCAGCATTGAGTTGGAAACGCATGATCCAGGCTGCAATCCGCTATCGGCGTTTTGCCCTGTTTTCGACGCCTTCGGCAATGATTGGAGCGATCACGGGATACCTGCCCGTGCTTCTGGTCCCGTTCTTCTTTGATACTGCAACCGCCGAAGAAGAACTTGGATACTACGCGGCTGCCTTCGGCGCAATAGCGATTCCGATGTCATATGTAGGCCGGTCTGTCGCACATCCTTTTTTTATCAGTGCAGCGGAGGCGCAATTATCCGGAACGCTGGCCACAATCACATCTCTGGTGCATCGCCGCCTGATTATGGTTGGGATCTTCCCGGTACTCGCTGTGATGTTTGCAGGACCGGATTTTTTTGAATTATGGCTCGGAGTCGACTGGCGGCGGGCCGGAATCTTTGCCACCTACATTGCGGCCTGGATGGTACTGGGTTCAATTGTATCTCCACTGACACGGGTTTACGATGTGACCGAAAGTCAGCGGCTGGATTTTCTGATGGCATTGATTTTACTCGTATGCCTGTCATCAGCTTTGATCCTGGGAGGACGCTCAGGAAGTGTCGACACCATGCTGATTGCCGCTGGCATAGCCGGTGCGATAGTGCGTGGCATCCAGTTATTTGTGATTCTCCGACTTGCAGGCGTTTCATGGCGGGAATGCATTGCGCCTTATTGGGATTTCCTCCTCTTGTCTCTACCGGGTCTAGCACTGATCATCGTCGCCCTACAGCTTGGCAATAAATGGGTCACTACTGGAGCGCTTATCCTGAGCGCCGCCTGCTATTTTGGACTCGCAATCTGGAAGGAACGACTTTTCAGAAATTCGTGATTTCTATATCAACTCAAATGGATAACTCCTTCATGAAAGGCAGACGAAAATTATGGCATCAGAATCAGCGACTGGATGGGCAGAAACAACCTGAAGTATTGTGCCAATAACGACTCGGGATACCCAAAACATGTAATCCCCAACGTGAAATATGAAGCAATGGGAATTAATAGAAGAACTCTTGAAATCACCGGGAGCATTCTATTCAGCAGAGTTATCGAGCAAGGTCGCTCTCGAAGGATTTGACAAGCGTCGCCGGGAATACAAACACCTCGGATGGATCTATGTGGCACGGAATCCATGTTTTGTAGACGCTGTCTTCAAGATTGGACAAACCCAAGTATCTCCTTCCAAGCGAATCGAGCAACTCAGCGCGTCAACATCTGTGTACAGGAAGTTTGAACTCGTCTATTTTGTCCATGTGTCTGATAATTTGGCTGCTGAGGGATATGTACATCAATTACTGAAAGACTTCCGATTGAACCCCAGGAAAGAATTCTTTAATGCTCCCATTATGACGGTGGTCAAGGCACTGGATGAGGCGGGTAACCTATTGCAGATTCCTATGGGGAAAACATTGAGAGCTGGAATGTTACCGCCAGCCTTGGAGAAACGAATCATTTCTTGCCCAGGATGCAAGAAGCAGAGTAGAGTCCCCTTAGTTGGGATTGATATAACCGTCACCTGCGTTGTGTGCAATACCCCCTACAAAGTGACAAGCGAGTGAATTCAAGGTTACTGGACGGGCGTATATGAAACCAGATGCCTGCCCCGCCATGACAAAACCGGGAATCTGCCATTGCACTCAACTCCAGTAGAGACGGGGATCCCCCACGAGGTCAACGATAGCGGAAGGCTGGTAAGCCCAGTTACCAGAAATCGGAGACGTGAGGGGTTGTCTCGTTGCGCCTATAGCGATGCTTACCCTTGCGAGTAGGAATATAGAGCCAATGTGAGGGGTTACGGGGAGGGAAACCCAAAAGATATAGCGTTTTTGAGGCGTATTGAAGGAAACGACAGCCTTCTGGATTCACCGTAGATTGCAGAAATTAGAGCATCCAATAACAGTAAATCGGAGCTTCCCCCGGGTTATGGCGCCCAAAGCTTTCGGTGGTGGAGGTGACCAAGTCACCGGCCGCTCAAGTCTGTCCCGGGATTCGGCTTATTCAAGTTTCGGATGGGTTGGGGTTGCTGCGGGAATTTGATCTTCTCACGAGTGTAATTTGTCACGAGCCAATCTTGCATGGAGGGAATCGGGATGACGTAACGCCCATCGCGCTCATCCAGTAAGCCCTTGTTCCATGCCCGGTTAAATAAATCTTCTGCTTTATCAGAACCAATATCTTGTGTTAGGGTGGACACGATCGCACTACGGGTCGTACTTTCTCCTAATGAAACACTTGCAAATGCTTTTGCAAGGGACTGACGTTCTTCCTCGGGGAAACCGTATAATCGTTCTCTATAATATGCTTTGCGACCCTCCCGTCCAACTTCCAGTACGGCATTTAATCCGTCCGTTGTCATGCTCCCACCGTCTGCTTTCAGTTGATCTACAGCAGCGGGATCCACATAGGATAAGATGTGATGGGGCCAGCCGGAGGTTTCCTGAGAAATGGCATCAATCCATACATTCGGATCTCCTTTGGCTCCACCATCCTTCGTGAGCCAATCCCTGATCACTGCACGTTCAGCTTCGTTGCTCAATGCTCCTAATTGCATAAAACATTTCCTTGAAAATCTCGAAACTCCCAGTGATTCAAAGGATTTCAATGTCATTCCCAGTCCCGCCGCCAGAAGGATGACCGGTCTACCCAGACCACCATTATGGATGCTGTTCAAAACGCTGGTGACCACCCACCGATCGGACGACGGAATGTCGATCATCCCCAGCACTTGCGCCTCATCCAGCATGAGAAGTAATGGTTTCTTTCCCTCCTCAAGTATCTCCAGCACCGTACCGTTTTGTTGGTTCACTGCAAAATCCAACTCAGCCTCGACTTTCACAACTGCATCAAAGCCCACCTTTCCAGATCCCCCCGCAATTCTTAGTCTCTTCCCACCTCCAAGGCCATGAAGTAATGCTCCAGGATCCCAGAGAGCATGTGGGGGAATTGAAGCGACTCCCCAGCCACTCTCCAGGGCGTATTTTTCGCATTCGGATAAAAGAGCAGTTTTCCCAGCGCCGGGGGCACCTTGAACCAGAAAGGTCGTCCCATCCTTCGCCTGTATCGCACGTTCTAAAAGCTCTTTGAAATTATGCAGGATCCGTGTCCGCCCGTGAAAATGTCTCGCAGGCCCGCGGTCAAACGCTGCCGTCAGTGGTTTTGGTATGGAAGATTCGGGCTTTCGCATAGCTCTGAGACGTAGGGACTGACGAGACGGAATGCCTCACCAACCCATATTATTCACAAATATCGTGCAAACTTGTTCCTTGCGGTTAACTTCTCTGCGACTGCCTGGGCCAATTATGAAGTGGGAAAAAATCTATTTCTGCCCTTCAAAACAGGCCTAAAATAGAATTCAACAGTTAGAGATCCTGTTCCTCCATACTCAACTCGATCGCCCCATAATCTATCCGCTCAGGGGGACTCCTCAATGACAAACCGGGAATCCGCCACCGCACTCAACTCCAGTCGGAACGAGGATCCCTGACTTCAGTAAAGTCCTGTTCTGCCGTATCATCATGGATCCAAGGTTTATTTTTGTTAGGTTGACTCGTCAGGTTTCCCTTTCTATGCCTCACCTACTTGCCCTGCTTCTTTGTCTTTTCGCCGCCAAGGCAGCAGTTGCCCAGATCTATTCCATGTACGTCGCCAATGAGTCCGACGATACCGTCATGCTCGTTGAGTTTGATGGCCAGACGCTGGCCGTTACAGATACCATTGAGGTCGGCCTCATCCACACGGAAATCGAAGGTCCTCACGGACTTGCCATTGACCCGGAAGGCAAGTCCCTGTTTGTCTCTATTGCACATGGTCAACCCAATGGAAGTGTGGTGCGCTATTCCACGGCCGACCATCGCCCCATGGGTGCTGCAACATTGGGCCTGTTTCCCGCATCCATGGCAATCTCTCCGCACACGGGCCTGTTGTACGTGGTGAATTTCAATCTGCATGGCGACCCTGAACCAAGCTCTATCTCTGTGGTCGACCCGGAGATGATGCTGGAAGTCAGCCAGATTCCGACCGGCATTATGCCGCACGGCTCCGCCTTTGGAACAGACGGTACCCGGCACTACTCCGTTGCGATGATGGACCATATTCTGGTCGAACTTGATGCCCTGAACCTGCGCGTTCTCCGCAAAATTCCGCTTGGCATGGGAACCAAGCCAACATGGGTTGCCCTGCATCCTCATGAGCCACAGGCGTATGTCGCAGCCAATGGCTCGGACCAAGTCGTGATCGTGAACACGGAAGAAGGATCTGTACTGGAACAGATACCGGCTTCTGGAGCTCCTTATAATTTGGCTGTTTCGCCGGATGGATCTACCCTTGTTGTTACCCTCAAAAGTGCCCAGGCGGTAAGCATCCTTGATCTATCAACATTAGCCGAGCGGGCCCGCATTCCAACCTCCAGTCCCATACCTCATGGAGTTGTGATCACTCCAGACAATGAATATGCCTTTGTGACCTCCGAAGGAATCGGGGCGGCGCCTGGCACCGTAGATGTGATCCATCTGGCCTCCGCCATGCGGGTGGCATCCATTCAGGCAGGGCAACAGACCGGTGGCATTGCCCTCTGGAAGATGGAGGATTAGCCAATGGCCCAGGCAGCAACCCGGTTTATTCAACCCGATGTTCTAGCCCGGATCTCGTCCCTAGAGCTTCTGGCCCGCTCTGTCGTTGAGGGGTTTATTGCAGGGCTTCACCGTAGTCCCTTCAAAGGATTCAGTGTTGACTTCATGGAGTACCGCCCATATGTATTTGGGGATGATGTGCGCCAGGTCGACTGGAAAGTATTTGCACGAACAGGCCGCTACTTTGTCCGTGAGTTCGAGGGGGAGACAAATACCCGCCTGCATCTGCTATTGGATATGAGTCGATCCATGGACTATAGCTCTGGGGGGCAGACAAAGCTGACCTACGCCCGGTTTCTGGCAGCAGCTATCGCATGGCTGGCCAACCGTCAACGGGACGCCTGTGGGTTGGCACTGTTTGACACTGAGGTCCGCAAACATTTACCTCCACGCGCCACCCGGGCACACCTGCATTTGCTCCTGCGTGCGCTCGAAGAGGC from Rhodothermaceae bacterium carries:
- the dacB gene encoding D-alanyl-D-alanine carboxypeptidase/D-alanyl-D-alanine-endopeptidase, which encodes MKCMRPLIYLIALLLPSSFCKAQSVLDSVLDTRPHAWWGSMVVEVASGDTLFTRNAARSFVPASVTKLFTTAAVLDQLGPDYRYVTRLYAEGTQTGSVLEGNLLVRGAGDPSTGAAGDDWMNLFHAFADSLLALGIQEVRGNLIGDDNVFDDVPLGADWSWEDLVYGYAAQISGLTFYDAVVDLHAYPTKPGARGELSITPDSGSFLVIDNQTLTLPRGQELVEGHTRIPESNQIVVSSQVPVGRSDPEAVTVHNPTLYFVHGLRTILASRNIHVHGQLLDVDDLSLDPDYSTARVIASHTSTPLSELVATVNKESHNLYAEHLLKTLGRERPEPGDFEPGSAAMGLEASMRTYENAQIETDRLQLVDGSGLSRKNLITPAMTIALLRYMALHPNPGVRDAFLSSLAVGGQDGTLEYRFIRNSPGYGRVRAKTGTLGNVNSLAGYITQNDGPLLAFVIFANHFQGRHAPIREIQESFINELIDLPLEGNN
- the hslV gene encoding ATP-dependent protease subunit HslV, whose amino-acid sequence is MQEHPLHSTTVIGVRRHKKVAIGSDGQATLGNTVMKHKAQKVRRLYDGEVLAGFAGSTADAFTLFERFEDKLKQYGGNLTRASVELAKDWRTDRYLRRLEALLVVGTIDRLLLISGSGDVIEPDDDIAAIGSGGAFALAAARAMIQHAPQLTAKEIVTDSLRVAADICVYTNHSLTVLEIGDDSGNK
- a CDS encoding NYN domain-containing protein, whose translation is MTMPNRISPDTASTQRACMFVDYDNLFDYIDRNATERTRPKYVINALLNSALHHVKQELKFNLDAPVAYADFASIGSADPEIQQSLYLAGLEPRFVPASLQSNASEIQICVDVLEMLQDREDVRAIFLITGNRLYLPLLNFCQRKNVRGFAITFQPPGINYSGEYSDLFIHADKFLNETLHAYPTEEESTEASTPVRPSGLTTAPEKVVEITDETALIALEIIEHFFGQYEEIYLTPLLRKLSDMFGDHDDPKVIVGKLNDAGAVWLEKRKGFPFNYTVLLINYHHPNVIAIHEAMVREDEESYEQVESNPSDAYDD
- the hslU gene encoding ATP-dependent protease ATPase subunit HslU, which encodes MNEQLTPRAIVAELDNYIIGQDEAKRTVAIALRNRWRRQQVPGDLQDEILPSNIILMGPTGVGKTEIARRLAKLVDAPFVKVEATKFTEVGYVGRDVESMIRDLTDRAIRLVRQEHEAHVQERARELARERILDVILPPPPVTGLDLENGHSENAAPEESPTRTKFRERLRDGRFASREIEIEVQKEQSSSMLQVFGPMGMEEMGMNLQDMLGNIGGKRRKKRRVTVSEAEELLSKEEASKLIDMDVVTQEALKRVEDSGIVFIDEIDKVASRASKNGGGPDVSREGVQRDLLPLVEGATVTTKHGMVRTDHILFIASGAFHVAKPSDLIPEMQGRFPIRVEMHRLSEEDFYLILTQPRNALLKQYRALLEAEKIILDFTDDAVRLIARTAAKVNDEVENIGARRLHTIMTTLLEDLLFESDGSSAQEISMDADQVEERLGAIVRNRDLSQYIL
- a CDS encoding GNAT family N-acetyltransferase; the protein is MSYSRTLVATSIYNLNDPGACARYQELWERTRGIFASLHYAEAAGNVFGLKPQICFHEEDAALLVHLKGAGALRRIVVPPCTQYSALLLPTPPRAHLVHRQQSPLDQLLSCAEQISRKADLLVPLSDPRTAQWRGWQVRPLFTYLIDLPANTENWSSGARRTWKSKVSEYDIQEDPTGAQQVIDLCAKSYKRHGRSLPAQPAALGALTKAMGEWARVFVALRENTPEAGLILLHDGHTAHYWVAGSIPGPAMTVLIGELLPILSQSGISQFDFVGANTPSIAEFKRSFNPVLTQYYHLRRRPRIHIGR
- a CDS encoding oligosaccharide flippase family protein, which codes for MADQTGVMKKLSRLFSTEGLSGPILTLLSASGVVMVILYLALGVITRLYLPEEIGIGKYFVTIMGLVGAVASLRYEDALMLPKKDQDAAVLIWLSGAAMLLSAAVLTVLSFWSTEIADLLDFPAIAPYLPLVPLTLICMRSGKIAEFWLVRKRAFRHISACHVGLTLALVTGRIGAGSPPIHANEAGHIGGFIFGHIVSSTLLIWMALRRSAAAIGSALSWKRMIQAAIRYRRFALFSTPSAMIGAITGYLPVLLVPFFFDTATAEEELGYYAAAFGAIAIPMSYVGRSVAHPFFISAAEAQLSGTLATITSLVHRRLIMVGIFPVLAVMFAGPDFFELWLGVDWRRAGIFATYIAAWMVLGSIVSPLTRVYDVTESQRLDFLMALILLVCLSSALILGGRSGSVDTMLIAAGIAGAIVRGIQLFVILRLAGVSWRECIAPYWDFLLLSLPGLALIIVALQLGNKWVTTGALILSAACYFGLAIWKERLFRNS
- a CDS encoding GIY-YIG nuclease family protein, whose product is MKQWELIEELLKSPGAFYSAELSSKVALEGFDKRRREYKHLGWIYVARNPCFVDAVFKIGQTQVSPSKRIEQLSASTSVYRKFELVYFVHVSDNLAAEGYVHQLLKDFRLNPRKEFFNAPIMTVVKALDEAGNLLQIPMGKTLRAGMLPPALEKRIISCPGCKKQSRVPLVGIDITVTCVVCNTPYKVTSE